Proteins from one Mesorhizobium sp. M9A.F.Ca.ET.002.03.1.2 genomic window:
- a CDS encoding CpsB/CapC family capsule biosynthesis tyrosine phosphatase, protein MIDLHSHILPGLDDGSPSLAESLEMARLAVADGTTHMACTPHIVPGMYENGWANIARAVQGLEKALRRFEIPLALYVGADIHVAPDLPEQLALGKVPTLNRSRYFLFEPPHHVLPPRLEELALRLISAGFIPILTHPERLTWIKANYDVVERLNAVGCLVQLTADSIVGAFGRTALYYSEKLIDEGRVDIIASDTHGATRRPPGLSQAVAVVAKRCGEDEARNMVLKRPGEILANRPLEPVGKSRAKKPSPGNVGRFGGLGRLLKGGTA, encoded by the coding sequence ATGATCGACCTGCATTCCCATATCTTGCCCGGTCTCGACGACGGCTCGCCCAGTCTTGCCGAATCGCTGGAAATGGCGCGGCTGGCGGTGGCTGACGGAACGACCCATATGGCATGTACGCCGCATATCGTGCCGGGCATGTACGAAAACGGATGGGCCAATATTGCCCGGGCGGTTCAAGGGCTGGAAAAGGCGTTACGCCGCTTCGAAATACCGCTTGCTCTTTATGTCGGTGCCGACATTCACGTCGCGCCCGATCTGCCGGAGCAATTGGCGCTCGGCAAAGTGCCCACTTTAAACAGGTCTCGCTATTTTTTATTCGAGCCGCCGCATCACGTTTTACCGCCAAGACTGGAAGAACTAGCTCTGCGCCTCATAAGCGCCGGGTTCATACCGATTCTTACTCATCCCGAGCGGTTAACCTGGATCAAGGCGAATTACGATGTTGTTGAGAGGTTGAACGCAGTCGGTTGCCTTGTTCAGCTTACGGCAGACTCGATTGTTGGTGCTTTTGGACGCACGGCGCTTTACTACTCGGAAAAGCTGATTGACGAAGGCAGGGTAGATATTATCGCATCGGACACCCATGGCGCCACCCGCCGGCCGCCTGGGCTTTCGCAGGCTGTTGCCGTTGTTGCGAAGCGATGTGGGGAAGACGAGGCCCGCAATATGGTGTTGAAACGTCCAGGCGAAATATTGGCGAACCGGCCTCTCGAGCCGGTCGGAAAGTCACGCGCGAAGAAGCCTAGCCCTGGCAACGTTGGTCGCTTTGGAGGGTTGGGTCGCTTGTTGAAGGGCGGGACCGCATGA
- a CDS encoding polysaccharide biosynthesis/export family protein has protein sequence MMGIFHFPKSYMGTLCVLFASITVSACTSTSSTTPSSPASVDALQLTSASAPLSGGGALRVVKDLPAPQNTQDGSEQPLSPNDVLEVSVFQVDNLNRTVQVDAGGQISLPLIGTVTAAGKTVRQLEQEIETTYGANYLQSPDVSVYVKESIGQRITVDGEVVRAGIFPVSSNSSLIDAIALAGGFNAVGDAGKVFVYRNVGQNTLVANYNVEQIRAGKSRNPRIYGGDKIVVFASKSKIAMNNLKDALGVASSAARIAVIP, from the coding sequence ATGATGGGCATTTTTCATTTTCCAAAAAGCTATATGGGCACCTTATGTGTCTTGTTCGCTTCAATCACGGTGTCTGCCTGCACGAGCACCTCCTCGACGACACCGTCCTCGCCGGCTTCGGTCGATGCGCTGCAACTGACTTCGGCGTCGGCGCCGCTTTCAGGCGGCGGCGCTCTGCGCGTCGTGAAGGATCTGCCGGCACCGCAGAACACGCAGGATGGCAGCGAGCAGCCTTTGTCTCCGAACGATGTGCTCGAGGTAAGTGTGTTCCAGGTCGACAATCTGAACAGAACCGTTCAAGTCGACGCCGGCGGGCAGATTTCGCTCCCACTTATCGGAACCGTCACCGCGGCGGGAAAGACCGTGCGTCAACTGGAGCAGGAAATCGAAACGACTTACGGCGCCAACTATCTGCAGTCGCCCGACGTGTCGGTCTACGTCAAGGAATCGATCGGACAGCGCATTACCGTCGACGGCGAAGTCGTTAGGGCCGGTATCTTTCCGGTGTCGAGCAATTCTTCTCTCATTGATGCGATCGCCCTTGCTGGCGGGTTCAATGCGGTTGGCGACGCGGGAAAAGTCTTTGTCTACCGCAATGTCGGCCAAAATACTCTGGTAGCTAATTACAATGTGGAGCAGATTCGTGCCGGCAAGAGTCGCAATCCGCGCATCTATGGCGGCGACAAGATTGTCGTCTTCGCCTCGAAATCGAAAATTGCCATGAACAACCTCAAGGACGCCCTTGGCGTCGCCTCGAGTGCAGCCCGAATTGCGGTGATTCCGTGA
- a CDS encoding polysaccharide biosynthesis tyrosine autokinase: MLDRNRQHQIAGPGHGQALSPDLYYDGAQNYSSYGRDYTEQDEGFNPLRLLFYVVQYRWLIVMMAAAGLVAGVVVSMMQTPKYQATAQLEVLVPSAKVFQDIEVVSESSDLRAFQTAREKLKSRALAQRVVFQLGLSEKPDFLFPTPSFSLSNIFYRAFGISKSPSIEEKTPEERERIAIGRILKDLTVNLVTNTSLLSITFADQKPKYASDIANQVAQSFIDQRVDQTSETSDLARQFIQEQVLQVKQKLQKSEEDLVAYAKDVGITITGDDKSLIGSNIEALNTALATAIQERLDAGRMVDQIDKGRGSSLGPVLESEGLQKITDKLADLTSQYQQKLGILKPGFPEMQQLQAQIKELQRLYNNGVLTITDSLRQKYQEAQNKEADLRSKLAEMEKQQVIFNDKNIKYTILKREVDSNRSQYDNLIAKLNEVGVSSELKSQNAAIVDFATQPNSPYSPRLSINLAIALALFLATSASIIYIIELLNNTFTNPEQIEKELGLAMLGILPLVDDRELMASITDQKSGLSEAYRSLRTSLQFSGAEGAPRSLLVTSSEPSEGKSTTSFKLGQDFAALGARVLIVDGDLRKPNLHRLFGLDNTIGLSNLLTNTVRKEDLASIFRATKYPNVTVLTSGTIPPNPADLLSSPKMALIVTNLGKRFDLVIIDAPPVVGLSDAPILSRLAEGTLMVISTNQVTRKSAKTALKRMRAAGANVVGAAMSKFAVNKFDYNYAYKYMNYQYYDYGTSTPKIEGKVDDGADQPAYAKSPAFRRLVRRIRSSVGGFVDRAKSVS; encoded by the coding sequence ATGCTCGATCGTAACAGACAGCATCAAATTGCAGGCCCAGGACATGGCCAAGCCTTGTCTCCCGACCTGTATTATGACGGTGCGCAAAACTACAGCTCATACGGTCGCGATTACACGGAGCAGGACGAGGGCTTCAATCCCCTCAGACTGCTGTTTTACGTTGTCCAGTATCGGTGGCTGATCGTCATGATGGCAGCAGCCGGGCTGGTTGCCGGCGTCGTTGTCAGCATGATGCAGACGCCAAAATATCAGGCCACAGCGCAATTGGAAGTGTTGGTTCCTTCGGCCAAGGTCTTCCAGGACATTGAGGTGGTTTCTGAAAGCAGCGACTTGCGGGCCTTTCAAACCGCCCGTGAAAAGCTCAAAAGCCGTGCGTTGGCGCAACGCGTGGTGTTCCAACTGGGGCTCAGCGAAAAGCCGGACTTTCTGTTTCCGACACCGAGCTTCTCGCTTAGCAATATTTTCTATCGCGCGTTCGGAATCTCCAAATCGCCTTCCATTGAAGAAAAGACCCCGGAGGAACGTGAGAGGATTGCGATTGGCCGCATTCTGAAAGACCTCACGGTCAACCTTGTGACCAACACAAGTCTGCTGTCGATTACGTTTGCAGACCAGAAACCGAAATATGCAAGTGATATAGCCAACCAGGTCGCGCAAAGCTTTATCGACCAACGCGTCGATCAGACCAGCGAAACCTCAGACCTGGCACGGCAGTTCATCCAGGAACAGGTTTTGCAGGTAAAGCAAAAGCTTCAGAAGTCCGAAGAGGATCTGGTCGCTTATGCAAAGGACGTTGGCATCACGATCACCGGCGACGACAAATCGCTGATAGGATCGAACATCGAGGCTCTGAACACCGCGCTCGCGACAGCGATCCAGGAGCGTCTCGATGCCGGACGGATGGTCGACCAGATAGACAAAGGTCGCGGGTCGAGCCTCGGCCCGGTCTTGGAAAGCGAAGGTTTGCAGAAGATTACCGACAAATTGGCCGATTTGACCAGCCAGTATCAGCAGAAGTTGGGCATATTGAAGCCTGGATTCCCGGAGATGCAGCAGCTTCAGGCGCAGATCAAGGAACTGCAACGGCTTTATAATAATGGCGTTTTGACCATAACTGATTCACTGCGGCAGAAATACCAGGAGGCTCAGAACAAGGAAGCTGACCTCAGGTCCAAGCTCGCCGAGATGGAAAAGCAACAGGTTATCTTCAATGACAAGAACATCAAATACACGATTCTGAAGCGCGAGGTTGATTCGAACAGATCGCAATATGATAACCTTATAGCCAAGCTGAATGAGGTCGGTGTCAGCTCTGAACTAAAGTCGCAAAATGCAGCAATCGTTGATTTCGCGACGCAACCTAATAGTCCTTATTCTCCGCGTCTGAGTATTAATCTTGCGATTGCTCTGGCTCTTTTCTTGGCTACGAGTGCATCAATTATCTACATCATCGAATTGTTGAACAACACCTTTACCAATCCTGAGCAGATCGAAAAGGAGCTGGGATTGGCGATGCTCGGCATCTTGCCGCTTGTCGATGACCGGGAGCTCATGGCCAGCATCACCGACCAGAAATCAGGACTGTCCGAAGCCTACCGTTCACTTCGAACGTCGCTGCAGTTCTCTGGCGCCGAAGGCGCGCCGCGATCGCTGCTGGTGACGAGTTCGGAGCCCTCGGAAGGCAAGTCGACAACGTCGTTCAAGCTCGGGCAGGATTTTGCGGCGCTCGGCGCAAGGGTTCTCATTGTCGACGGCGATCTTCGAAAGCCGAACCTTCATCGGCTGTTTGGTCTCGACAACACGATCGGACTGAGCAATCTGCTGACGAACACCGTCCGCAAGGAGGATCTGGCGAGCATTTTCAGGGCGACGAAATATCCCAACGTGACCGTCCTGACCTCTGGAACGATCCCGCCGAACCCTGCGGACCTGCTCTCTTCGCCGAAGATGGCACTGATTGTTACCAATCTCGGCAAGCGCTTCGATCTTGTCATAATCGATGCCCCGCCGGTGGTCGGCCTTTCAGATGCGCCCATCCTCAGCCGACTTGCCGAGGGTACATTAATGGTCATCTCTACCAATCAGGTGACACGCAAGTCGGCGAAGACGGCGTTGAAGCGCATGCGCGCTGCCGGCGCGAACGTGGTCGGAGCCGCGATGTCGAAGTTTGCGGTGAACAAGTTCGATTACAACTACGCTTACAAATATATGAACTACCAGTATTACGACTACGGCACGAGTACCCCGAAAATTGAGGGCAAAGTCGATGACGGAGCAGACCAGCCGGCCTATGCAAAATCTCCGGCGTTCAGGCGTTTGGTTCGTCGCATCCGTTCTAGCGTTGGCGGCTTCGTCGATCGGGCTAAGTCGGTTTCTTGA
- a CDS encoding AGE family epimerase/isomerase, which produces MTERIVSFVMSGGVGSRLWPLSREDNPKQFHDFSGDGSMLAKTLRRLTARPDGETPVFLIASERHADRVHADLAGLNLSGGGPLFEPTGRNTAAAVALATLRTLSEYGDSLVLVVPSDHEIATAQQFWQSVENGTGAAGAGRLVVFGIKPGHPETGYGYIEVAGEEDGICDVSRFVEKPDLATAQNYLTAGNFYWNTGIFLFRASAMRDAFMAFEPEIWTATEIAYQAATSDLSGLYMPLELYAAIPSTSIDYAIMERASDIAMVPAGFRWNDLGSWQSLLDVGPSDKEGNVIVGDVVAIDCENSYIRSDSRLLSAIGLKDVAIVSTADATFVAPVSRSQNVKKIVEQLEKSGRLETRFTPADDRVIESGAWRRRVHHWLFEETVPLWSTVGVDERHGGFHEALGFDATPLMKPKRMRTMARQVYAFAVAKARDWDGPADRLISHGIEFMNRNGRTDNGGWVRTLNVDGTVADAAEDAYDHSCVLLALAHAHMVGNPDALRLGEETFSFLDAHLEDHRMTGFLETSSGEGDRRSNPHMHLLEAFLAWHQATGELAYLRRAARIVDLFRSHFFDPESWTLGEYFDAEWRPAEGEKGSWTEPGHHFEWASLLVDFAGRTGQSELTSFARKLYASAIANGLNRATGLAYGAISRQGLPLDRVSRSWPQAEAIKAAIALDGSGGPDLKPEIEARVGRLFRWHINPAPLGLWIDRIDERGRSLATDVPASIFYHLVCALTQYLDSTAGESR; this is translated from the coding sequence ATGACCGAGCGGATCGTCAGTTTTGTCATGAGCGGCGGCGTTGGCTCACGGCTGTGGCCGCTGTCGCGCGAGGACAATCCCAAGCAGTTTCATGATTTTTCGGGCGATGGCTCGATGCTGGCCAAGACGCTGCGCCGGCTGACGGCGCGGCCGGATGGCGAAACGCCGGTGTTCCTGATCGCCTCGGAGCGGCACGCCGACCGCGTCCACGCCGATCTCGCCGGCCTCAACCTTTCCGGCGGCGGGCCTTTGTTCGAGCCGACCGGCCGCAACACCGCCGCCGCCGTTGCCTTGGCGACCCTGCGCACCTTGTCCGAATATGGCGACAGCCTGGTGCTGGTGGTGCCGTCCGATCACGAGATCGCGACCGCGCAGCAATTCTGGCAGAGCGTGGAAAACGGTACCGGCGCGGCGGGTGCGGGCCGGCTGGTGGTATTCGGCATCAAGCCTGGCCACCCCGAGACCGGTTACGGCTATATCGAGGTCGCCGGCGAGGAGGATGGCATCTGCGATGTCTCGCGTTTCGTCGAGAAACCAGACCTCGCGACCGCGCAGAATTACCTGACGGCGGGTAATTTCTACTGGAATACCGGCATCTTCCTGTTTCGCGCCAGCGCCATGCGCGACGCCTTCATGGCTTTCGAACCCGAGATATGGACGGCCACCGAGATTGCCTACCAGGCAGCGACATCGGATCTTTCCGGTCTCTACATGCCTCTGGAGCTCTACGCCGCCATTCCCTCGACCTCGATCGACTATGCGATCATGGAGCGCGCCAGCGACATCGCCATGGTGCCGGCCGGCTTCCGCTGGAACGACCTCGGTTCCTGGCAATCGCTGCTCGACGTCGGCCCCTCCGACAAAGAGGGCAACGTCATTGTCGGCGATGTCGTCGCCATCGACTGCGAAAACTCCTACATCCGCAGTGATAGTCGCTTGCTGTCGGCCATCGGCTTGAAGGACGTCGCCATCGTCTCGACCGCCGATGCCACATTCGTCGCCCCGGTCAGCCGCAGCCAGAATGTCAAGAAGATCGTCGAACAGCTCGAAAAGAGCGGCCGGCTGGAAACCAGGTTCACGCCCGCAGACGACCGCGTGATCGAAAGCGGCGCCTGGCGGCGGCGCGTTCACCACTGGCTGTTTGAAGAGACGGTGCCGCTATGGTCCACGGTCGGGGTCGATGAGCGCCATGGCGGTTTCCACGAGGCGCTCGGCTTTGACGCCACACCACTGATGAAGCCCAAGCGCATGCGCACCATGGCCAGGCAAGTCTATGCCTTTGCTGTCGCCAAGGCGCGCGACTGGGACGGGCCTGCCGACCGGTTGATCAGCCATGGCATCGAATTCATGAACAGGAACGGCCGCACCGACAACGGCGGCTGGGTGCGCACGCTTAACGTCGATGGCACGGTCGCCGACGCCGCCGAGGATGCCTACGACCATTCCTGCGTGCTCCTGGCGCTGGCGCATGCCCATATGGTCGGCAATCCCGATGCATTGCGGCTTGGCGAAGAAACGTTTTCGTTCCTGGACGCGCATCTCGAGGATCACCGCATGACCGGTTTCCTCGAAACGTCGAGCGGCGAGGGCGATCGCCGCTCCAACCCACACATGCATCTGCTCGAGGCTTTCCTGGCCTGGCATCAGGCGACCGGCGAGCTCGCCTATCTTCGCCGCGCCGCGCGCATCGTCGATCTGTTTCGCAGTCATTTCTTCGATCCGGAGAGCTGGACGCTGGGCGAATATTTCGATGCCGAGTGGAGGCCGGCGGAGGGCGAAAAAGGCTCATGGACGGAACCCGGCCACCATTTCGAATGGGCCTCGCTGCTGGTCGACTTCGCAGGGCGCACCGGCCAGAGCGAACTAACCAGCTTTGCCCGAAAGCTCTATGCCTCGGCCATCGCCAACGGCCTCAATCGCGCCACCGGCCTCGCCTATGGCGCCATCTCGCGGCAAGGCCTGCCGCTCGACCGTGTCTCGCGCAGTTGGCCGCAGGCCGAAGCCATCAAGGCGGCGATCGCACTGGACGGTTCAGGCGGCCCCGATCTCAAGCCCGAGATCGAAGCGCGAGTCGGTCGCCTGTTCCGTTGGCACATCAATCCGGCGCCGCTCGGCCTGTGGATAGACCGGATCGACGAGCGTGGCCGCTCGCTCGCGACCGATGTGCCGGCAAGCATCTTCTACCATCTGGTCTGTGCGCTGACGCAATATCTGGACAGCACCGCCGGCGAATCTCGGTAG
- a CDS encoding glycosyltransferase family 1 protein → MITVGFTLIGRGTWSGGESYLRNMLSVIASELRGKVQAKLFLTPEQHSSIGASFDHMLAAPAIVDDRVVGAGLGRRGLIALAGGSDRAFADLVAAQGIDVVFEVAQWFGNRFPVPVVSWIPDFQHRRLPHLFPRSAWWRRDLGYRLQTSGNRTIMLSSGDALADCETFYPASRNKTAVVRFAIDLDPGAILARADEARQAHGLPERFFFLPNQFWVHKNHRLVIEALKHINKIGALSSLPPIILTGRTSDPRDPTLFKRLMELAQTHRLGSHFRHLGLIPYEDVVALIGAADYLLNPSHFEGWSTTVEEAKSLGTPMLLSDIPLHREQAPGALFFAPDSSEALAQHLLEAGQRPRFVRDSVAVLQSRQKKRRRDYAAALLALFENVRGVTQ, encoded by the coding sequence TTGATTACCGTCGGCTTCACTCTCATCGGCCGCGGAACTTGGTCCGGCGGCGAGTCCTATCTACGCAATATGCTGAGCGTCATCGCCTCCGAGCTGCGTGGCAAGGTGCAGGCGAAACTGTTTCTTACACCTGAGCAGCATTCAAGCATTGGCGCGTCCTTCGATCATATGTTGGCTGCGCCTGCTATTGTCGATGACCGGGTCGTTGGCGCCGGGCTTGGCAGACGAGGGCTGATCGCACTTGCTGGCGGAAGCGACCGTGCCTTCGCGGATCTTGTCGCTGCGCAAGGCATCGATGTTGTTTTTGAAGTCGCCCAGTGGTTTGGCAACCGGTTTCCAGTGCCGGTCGTTTCCTGGATTCCCGATTTCCAGCACCGTCGCCTGCCGCACCTCTTTCCGCGTAGCGCCTGGTGGCGCAGGGATCTCGGCTATCGCCTGCAGACATCAGGCAATCGCACCATAATGCTCTCGAGCGGGGACGCGCTCGCGGACTGTGAAACGTTCTATCCGGCCTCGCGCAACAAGACCGCCGTCGTCCGTTTCGCCATCGATCTCGATCCAGGCGCCATCCTGGCGCGTGCCGATGAGGCGCGCCAGGCGCATGGTCTGCCTGAGCGTTTCTTCTTTCTCCCCAACCAGTTCTGGGTCCACAAGAACCACAGGCTGGTCATAGAGGCGTTGAAGCATATAAATAAAATCGGAGCGCTGAGCTCCTTGCCGCCGATAATCCTCACGGGGCGCACTTCGGATCCGCGCGACCCGACATTGTTCAAGCGTCTGATGGAGCTTGCGCAAACGCACCGGCTCGGGAGCCATTTTCGGCACCTCGGATTGATTCCCTACGAAGATGTCGTAGCCCTGATCGGCGCCGCGGACTATCTTCTCAACCCCTCTCACTTCGAGGGGTGGTCAACCACGGTCGAGGAGGCGAAGTCGCTGGGGACGCCGATGTTGCTATCCGACATTCCGCTGCATCGCGAGCAGGCGCCGGGCGCGCTTTTCTTCGCACCCGATAGTTCGGAAGCGCTGGCGCAGCATCTCCTTGAAGCCGGGCAGCGCCCACGCTTTGTCCGCGACAGTGTCGCCGTCCTGCAAAGTCGGCAAAAAAAGCGCCGCCGAGACTACGCGGCAGCGCTCCTTGCTTTGTTTGAAAATGTCAGAGGTGTCACCCAATGA